Within Amycolatopsis sp. cg5, the genomic segment CGAGCAGCACACGATGCGCCAACGTCGCGGAGGCGCGTGACCGCGGCGCCTCCGCGAGCCCGTCGACGACCTCGCCGACCCCGACCTTCACGCCGAACTGCTCCGCGAGCCGCCGCGCGATCCGCACCGCCTCGTCGTCGCCGGGCAGCTCGGCGAGCACGACGAAGATCCGCCGTCCCTCCGCGAACGCGACCGACGGCCGCCGGAACGCGGTGCACTCCAGGTTGACCAGGTTCAGCAAGCCACGCACGGGCGTCGTCTCCGGCTGGTGGAAGACGAGCACCGCGCACCTCGTGCCCAGCGCGAGCGACGACCGCAACGCGAACACCTCGGCCGACCCGTGCCCGCTGAACAGCGCCCGAGCCGACTCCTCGATCAAGAACGGCTCGCCGCCTTCGCGAGCCCGGAAGTGGATCATGTGCGGCACCGCGGCCCTCGCCGCCGCCCGCAGCGTGTCGGTCGCGCTCGCGGGCAGGTCCCGCCCGGCCCCGGCGACCCAGATCGACCCGAAGATCTCGCCGGCGGCCCTGATCGCGATCGCGAGCCGCTCCGGCGAGTCCTGCCGGTGCACGACGTCGTCCGAAGTCCACAACGCTTGGAAGAACCCGTTCTCCCGCAACGCTTCCACTCGCTCCGGCGACATGCGCTGATCCAGAATCGTCCGCCGCCGGATCTCGTCGACCGACTCGTCGGTCCGCGAGAACGCGAGCACGTGCGACCGCATGTCCTCGATCGTCACCGCCCCGCCGACGGCGTTCGCCACCGCGTTCGCGAACGCGGTGAGATCGCCGAGCGGCACACTCTCCAGCTCGTCGTCGACCGCGACGCCGCCACTCGCGATCCCGGCCCTGACCAGCCCGATCAGCTGTGCCCAGGCCAGCCAGGGCGCCCGGAACAACACCGCGACCCCTGCCTCGTCCGCCGCCGCGCGCAGCCCGTCGCCCATCCCTCTGAGCACGACCCCCGCCGCGCCTGCGGCACCGGCGGCGCGAATCAGCTCGCCCGCCGCCTGAGGGTCGACACTCACGCCGAAGACCAGCTGGTCCTGCCACCCTCGCGCGTCGGCCGGGTCGTAGACCTGCACGCCGCAGACCCGCACGTCCAGGCCGCGCGGCAGTGCGTGCGCCTCCAGCACCCCTGGCCCGAGCACGGTCAGGAGCCGCTCCAGGGAAACACCGGCCTCGTCCACCTCGTCAGCGTACGACCGCGCGCCAGGCGTTGGTGGTGCAGTGGACCTCGCCGCCGCCCTGATGTGCCCAGCCGAAGTCGTCGACCCACCGCACCCGGACCTGATTCGCCGCGAGCGCGCGCTCGGTGACCTCCTTGAACACGTCCCGGCCTCGCACGATCGGGCCGTGCGGGTCCGGTGGCATGAACAGGTGCTCGTTCACCGAGAGGCCGTTCGGGATGCCCGGTGTGAAGGCGACGAACAGCGGAAAGGTATGCAGCTCCTGGAAAAGCACGGGTACCCGGATCAGCTCGTCCGGCCGCAGCCCGGTCTCGGTGAGCATGACGCGGACCATGTCGTCGATGTGACCCGCGGCGGTTTCGTTGCCGCTCAGGAACTTCCGGTCGGCGAGCAGCTCCGCCGCGGTCGGCTTGTGCTCCGCGGCCGTGTGCTCCAGGAGTTTCGTTGACGGGGAACCTTCTTGAGTAGGTCGACCGCGAGGCGGGGATCGGCGACGAGCAAGGTCCAGCCGCGGGCGTTGTTCGCGCGGACCACGTGCAGGGGTTCGTCGACGTGGCCGACGGCCAGCCAGGTCGTGTCGAGCACGATCGGCGGCTGCTGTCCTTGCGCGGTCAGCATCTTGATGAACGCCGGATCGGGCTGCCGGGAGGCGCCGCTGCCGTAGACCAGGCGGCCCTGTGGGAAGCCGGGGTAGGGCGGCACGGTTTCGATGTTCCCGGTGGCGTTGATCAGGTCCTTGCCCAGGCTGCGACTCTCCACTGTGTACTCCTGCACGACCGCGACGTCCGGCCCTCGGAAGTCGCGGAACAGCAGGCGGCCTGCCGGGCGGGGCGTCGGCCCGGATCCCATGTCGAACACGTTCGCCGAGCGGATCGCGACCCGCATGGTCTGGGTGCCGTGGCGCGTCGGCATGCTCGCGCTCGCCGGTTCGAAGAGGTCTTGCCACCACACGTCTTTCCACCACTGCGCGGTCCCGGCGATGAACTTGGTGCTGGCTTCCTGGCGCAGGGGAGCGCTGAACTCGTCCCAGCCTTCGGGGAACCCTGACGGTAGCGGGACCGCGTCCGGCCAGCCCGGTCCCCGCGCGGGACGGGCGGCGAACACGGTGGTCGCCGGTTGCAGGTCGTTCTGAAAAAGAAGGGGCGCGACACGCATGCGGTGACTGGCGCCGAGCTTGCCGTCGATGGTCAGCTTGACGGTCACCCAGCCATCCCAGCGCGCCGGATCCCGCACGATGTCGCGCCCCTCCACCCCCAGTTCCACGCCGCGGCGCAGTTCCGCGCCGGACAACCGCGTGTCCGGCGAAAATCCCCCATTCCGCTTGACGAACACGCGAGCCTGACCGTCCACAGTGACCTGACCGGCCGCGCCACGCAGACGGCCGGCCCGCAATCGGGCCAGGTCCTCTTCGTCGCGAGAGCCGTTCACCTGGTCGTCGGCGGCGTCGTTGCAGGCCGCGAGCCGGACGTCCACCTCCGGACCGGGCCGGTCGAGATCGGCCGGGTCGACGTGGCAGCGGCGCTGATCGTCGTCGAGGTTGGGCAGGAAGACCGTGTCCCCGCTCAACGGCGCCTCCGCGGCCGCCACGACCGGCGCGCCACACAGCAGTGTCAGCC encodes:
- a CDS encoding protein-arginine deiminase family protein, whose translation is MGAKGIALLAGLTLLCGAPVVAAAEAPLSGDTVFLPNLDDDQRRCHVDPADLDRPGPEVDVRLAACNDAADDQVNGSRDEEDLARLRAGRLRGAAGQVTVDGQARVFVKRNGGFSPDTRLSGAELRRGVELGVEGRDIVRDPARWDGWVTVKLTIDGKLGASHRMRVAPLLFQNDLQPATTVFAARPARGPGWPDAVPLPSGFPEGWDEFSAPLRQEASTKFIAGTAQWWKDVWWQDLFEPASASMPTRHGTQTMRVAIRSANVFDMGSGPTPRPAGRLLFRDFRGPDVAVVQEYTVESRSLGKDLINATGNIETVPPYPGFPQGRLVYGSGASRQPDPAFIKMLTAQGQQPPIVLDTTWLAVGHVDEPLHVVRANNARGWTLLVADPRLAVDLLKKVPRQRNSWSTRPRSTSRPRRSCSPTGSS
- a CDS encoding PucR family transcriptional regulator; its protein translation is MDEAGVSLERLLTVLGPGVLEAHALPRGLDVRVCGVQVYDPADARGWQDQLVFGVSVDPQAAGELIRAAGAAGAAGVVLRGMGDGLRAAADEAGVAVLFRAPWLAWAQLIGLVRAGIASGGVAVDDELESVPLGDLTAFANAVANAVGGAVTIEDMRSHVLAFSRTDESVDEIRRRTILDQRMSPERVEALRENGFFQALWTSDDVVHRQDSPERLAIAIRAAGEIFGSIWVAGAGRDLPASATDTLRAAARAAVPHMIHFRAREGGEPFLIEESARALFSGHGSAEVFALRSSLALGTRCAVLVFHQPETTPVRGLLNLVNLECTAFRRPSVAFAEGRRIFVVLAELPGDDEAVRIARRLAEQFGVKVGVGEVVDGLAEAPRSRASATLAHRVLLDRAESVARLEDIASAATLHGMLDTLAGYELRVVTPVARLIAHDSKHDTELTDTLRVYLDHFGDVVVTAKALSVHPNSLRNRIRRIEEVCGLDVHDAEQRLVAELQLRLWR
- a CDS encoding protein-arginine deiminase family protein: MEHTAAEHKPTAAELLADRKFLSGNETAAGHIDDMVRVMLTETGLRPDELIRVPVLFQELHTFPLFVAFTPGIPNGLSVNEHLFMPPDPHGPIVRGRDVFKEVTERALAANQVRVRWVDDFGWAHQGGGEVHCTTNAWRAVVR